A single Lolium perenne isolate Kyuss_39 chromosome 6, Kyuss_2.0, whole genome shotgun sequence DNA region contains:
- the LOC127334476 gene encoding chloride channel protein CLC-c gives MDGGQSPRPLPHRRAPEREGSHNYDIERMDGAGEGEFWQNASSDALLRYDDRQGSAREPMLRKRSLNTTSQIAVVGANVCPIESLDYEVVENDFFKQDWRSRKKKQIFQYIVMKWTLVLLIGLFTGLIGFFNNLAVENIAGLKLLHTSELMLNERYVAAFFVYAGSSLVLAASAAALCAYVAPAAAGSGIPEVKAYLNGVDAYSILAPSTLFVKIFGSILGVSAGFILGKEGPMVHTGACIANLLGQGGSRKYNLTWNWLRYFKNDRDRRDLITCGCAAGVAAAFRAPVGGVLFALEEAASWWRSALLWRAFFTTAVVAVVLRALIEFCRSGKCGLFGQGGLIMFDLSSTVAAYSASDLIAIILLGIIGGIFGGIFNFLLDKILRVYSIINERGAPSKILLTVTISIITSLCCFGLPLLAECTQCPVDAVEQCPTVGRSGNYKNFQCPPGYYNGLASLFFNTNDDAIRNLFSNGTELEFHMYSLIIFFIAIYCLGLVTYGIAVPSGLFIPVILAGATYGRIVGTLLGSISNLDPGLFALLGAASFLGGTMRMTVSVCVILLELTNDLQMLPLVMLVLLISKTIADNFNKGVYDQIVVMKGLPFMEAHAEPYMRHLVAGDVVSGPLITFSGVEKVANIVIALRITGHNGFPVVDEPPLTETPELVGLVIRSHLLVLLKSKMFMKEPDKTSGSFVMNKFGAFDFAKAGSGKGLKIEELYFTDEEMQMYVDLHAIANTSPYTVVETMSLAKAAILFRELGLRHLLVVPKTPDRPPIVGILTRHDFVEEHIHGLFPSLNPHNFHSTSMGG, from the exons atgGACGGCGGCCAGTCGCCGCGGCCTCTGCCGCACCGCCGCGCGCCGGAGCGGGAGGGGAGCCACAACTACGATATCGAGCGCATGGACGGCGCCGGGGAAGGTGAGTTCTGGCAGAACGCCTCGTCCGACGCGCTGCTCCGCTACGACGACCGCCAGGGGAGCGCGCGCGAGCCGATGCTGCGGAAGCGCAGCCTCAACACCACCTCCCAGATCGCCGTCGTCGGCGCCAACGTCTGCCCCATCGAGAGCCTCGACTACGA AGTTGTAGAGAATGACTTTTTCAAGCAAGACTGGCGATCGAGAAAGAAGAAACAGATATTTCAGTACATTGTTATGAAGTGGACGCTGGTCCTTCTTATCGGCCTGTTCACCGGGCTCATCGGCTTCTTCAATAACCTTGCGGTTGAAAACATTGCTGGATTAAAACTGCTTCACACAAGCGAACTTATGCTCAATGAAAG GTATGTTGCTGCATTTTTCGTGTATGCAGGCTCCAGTCTAGTCCTGGCAGCATCTGCTGCTGCGTTATGTGCTTATGTTGCACCTGCAGCTGCTGGATCTGGTATTCCCGAAGTTAAAGCATATCTCAACGGTGTTGATGCTTATTCTATATTGGCTCCTAGTACACTCTTTGTAAAG ATATTTGGTTCAATACTTGGAGTTTCAGCTGGATTTATACTTGGAAAGGAAGGTCCAATGGTACATACCGGAGCGTGCATTGCCAACCTACTTGGTCAGGGAGGGTCACGCAAGTACAATCTCACATGGAATTGGCTAAGATATTTCAAGAATGATAGGGATAGGCGTGATTTGATTACTTGTGGGTGTGCTGCTGGAGTGGCTGCTGCCTTCCGTGCACCTGTTGGCGGTGTCCTGTTTGCTCTTGAGGAAGCAGCATCATG GTGGCGAAGCGCTCTTTTATGGAGAGCATTCTTTACGACTGCTGTTGTTGCTGTGGTGTTGAGGGCTTTGATTGAGTTCTGCCGCAGTGGAAAATGTGGTCTCTTTGGGCAAGGTGGATTGATTATGTTTGATCTCAGTTCAACTGTGGCTGCCTATAGTGCTTCGGATCTGATTGCAATAATTCTCCTTGGAATAATTGGTGGCATATTCGGAGGCATCTTCAACTTTCTCTTGGATAAAATTCTCCGTGTCTACAGTATAATCAATGA GAGAGGTGCTCCATCCAAGATCCTTCTCACTGTAACAATATCTATTATCACATCATTGTGCTGCTTTGGCCTCCCTTTGCTTGCTGAGTGCACTCAATGCCCTGTGGATGCCGTGGAGCAATGTCCCACCGTTGGTCGCTCTGGCAACTACAAGAACTTTCAGTGCCCACCAGGGTATTACAATGGTCTTGCATCACTGTTCTTCAACACAAACGATGATGCCATCCGCAATCTTTTCAGCAATGGAACCGAGCTCGAGTTCCACATGTATAGTCTTATCATCTTCTTTATCGCCATTTACTGCCTTGGACTTGTGACATACGGAATTGCCGTCCCTTCTGGTCTCTTTATCCCTGTTATTCTTGCCGGAGCCACATACGGGCGAATAGTGGGTACGCTTTTGGGATCCATATCCAATCTTGATCCTGGCCTTTTTGCACTTCTTGGTGCAGCTTCTTTTCTGGGTGGAACAATGAGAATGACTGTCTCAGTCTGTGTGATCCTCTTAGAGCTCACCAATGATCTGCAAATGCTCCCTTTGGTCATGCTTGTTCTTCTCATATCCAAGACCATAGCAGATAATTTTAACAAAGGGGTCTATGATCAGATAGTGGTAATGAAAGGTTTGCCATTCATGGAGGCTCATGCCGAACCATACATGAGGCACTTGGTGGCTGGCGATGTTGTGTCTGGCCCACTAATCACTTTTTCAGGCGTCGAGAAGGTTGCGAACATTGTTATCGCGTTGAGGATCACGGGTCACAATGGATTTCCGGTGGTTGATGAGCCACCTCTAACAGAAACGCCTGAGTTGGTTGGGCTTGTCATCAGGTCTCACCTGTTGGTTTTGCTGAAAAGCAAGATGTTCATGAAGGAGCCGGATAAAACCAGTGGTAGCTTTGTTATGAACAAATTTGGTGCCTTCGATTTTGCAAAGGCAGGGTCAGGGAAGGGTTTGAAAATTGAGGAATTATATTTCACAGATGAGGAGATGCAAATGTATGTGGATCTCCATGCGATTGCAAACACCTCACCGTATACGGTGGTTGAGACAATGTCACTAGCAAAAGCTGCAATCCTTTTCCGAGAACTAGGATTGAGGCATCTATTGGTTGTGCCAAAGACCCCAGAT AGGCCTCCCATTGTTGGAATTCTCACAAGGCATGATTTTGTGGAGGAACATATCCACGGGCTGTTCCCAAGTCTCAATCCTCACAATTTCCATTCCACTTCGATGGGAGGTTGA